A stretch of DNA from Prochlorococcus marinus str. SB:
AATAACTTCCCCACAGGCATTTTATCGTGATACTTAAGAGATAAAGATATTGAATGATCAAAAAGTTCTTTTCTTATTCTTGCTGTCAAACGTTGTCCCACTGCTTGGATATTGTAAGTTTGGTATCCCTGCAGAAGTAATCTAAATAAAACAGTTATAAATAAAGTTACGATAATGGCATTTATCGACTGTCCAAAGAAAGTTTTACTTAGCCAAACATCTGTAGTTTCTTTTTTTAGAATAGTAATTGCTTGACCAACTAATAATGGTTGAATAGCTCCAGAGAAAGAAACAGGTAATAAAACTATCAATATTAGATAGATTGTTTTTTTATCTTTAGTTAAATATTTACCTAACTTTTTAATCCTTCTAAAATCTTTAAAAAACATTTAGCTAATCTTCTACAAAGCATTAGTTGATTCTATTGATAAAATTGTATCTCTGAGATGATTATCATCTAACCTCATAGATAAAGGATTTCCAATTAGCCTTGCAGTCGAGTAATAAAGATCATCTATTTTAATTAAACCATTCTCTTTGAGAGTCTTGCCGGTTGCCACCAAATCAACTATTGCCTCTGCCATACCTGTAATTGGACCAAGCTCGACTGATCCTGTCAAATGAACTATTTCTACAGGAATATTTAATTCTTCAAAATATGATCTTGCTGTTTTTATAAATTTACTTGCTACTTTACAATTCGCTGGAAGATCAGTTGGTTTAAAATAATTGCTATTTTTCTTAACCGCCAACGACATATGACAACCTCCAAATCCTAAATCTAATAATTTTGCGACTTTTAATTCAGATTCTCGTAAAACGTCATACCCAACAATACCCAAATCAGCCTGACCATAACTTACATAAACAGGCACATCTCCATTTCTTACTAATAGAGCTTTTGCCCGTTTGCAATTTGATTCAAAGGTTAATGATCTATTATTTTCTTCCAACGCATTAGAGAAATCTAACCCAGCTTTTTTAAAAGTTGAAATTGAATCTTTTAACAGAGCTCCTTTTGGTAAAGCTATAGTAATCATAGGTCAATTTCTTCCTAGGATTCTTCATTCTAATTTAACAATGGAATTTAATAAAGCTCGAAATATCATCGGACTTAGAGTTTTAAGTGATAACGTCATTTGGTTGTTGGTAAAAGATAAATCCGTTGTAGTTGTAGATCCATCTGTTCACGAACCAGTTATTAGATATATAAATGAAAACAATTTTCACTTAGAAGCTATTTTGCAAACTCATCATCATTCAGACCATATTGGAGGGACGAAGTCTCTTATTGAAAAATGGCCAAATGTAAAGGTGATTGCTTCCTCCAAAGAAAAAAAGCGAATCCCTTTTCAAAATGTATCTGTTGAAGATGGAGAAACTTTAAACATTTTAGGGGAAGAGGTAAAAATAATTGAAGTATTAGGTCATACAAGCTCACATATTGCCTTCTTTTTGAATGGGGAAAATCCTGTTCTTTTTATTGGTGACACATTATTTTCTGGAGGCTGTGGAAGAATTTTTGAGGGAACTTATCAACAAATGTATTCTTCACTAGAAAGAATCAAATCCTTACCAAAAAATACTCTCATATATTGTGCACATGAATATACAAAGGGAAATATATTGTGGGCATTGAATCTCAAGCCAAAAGATCAAGATATAAAAAATAAACTTTCGGAAGTTGAAAAAAAACTCTCTCTTAATGAATTGACAATTCCATTTTTACTTGATGAAGAGATGAAAATAAACCTTTTCTTAAGAGCAAAAAATTTAGAAGAATTTACTTTTTTAAGAGCAAATAAAGATATATGGGTTTAAATAGATAGGTATCTCCATAAACAAATGTCCTCCAAACAAGTAATTAAAACATCAAATGCTCCAGACCCTGTCGGACCTTATAATCAAGCAATAAAAGCTGGGGATTTTATCTATTGTTCTGGTCAAATTGCTATGGACCCAGCTTTAAATGAAATAACATGTTTAGGTGATATAGAGAAGGAAACTATTCAAGTTTTAAAAAATCTCGCAGCAGTTCTTGAAGCTGGTGGAGCGAAAAAAGAGGATGTAATAAAAACAACTATTTACTTAACTGACTTAAATAATTTTCAAATTGTAAATAAAATATATAGTGATTTTTTTAATATTGAAAATCCTCCCGCAAGGGCCTGTGTGGAAGTTTCATCTTTACCAAAAGGAGTTTTAGTTGAGATAGATTGCGTCGCATTTCTAGATTAATTTCTAATTATTGAGAAATTTGAAATATGAACCAATTGTGCACCATATTTGTATAGATTATTAGTTGACAATTCATCATTGATCTATGTCAGCAGCAAAGCTTAATATAGATGA
This window harbors:
- the hisG gene encoding ATP phosphoribosyltransferase, producing MITIALPKGALLKDSISTFKKAGLDFSNALEENNRSLTFESNCKRAKALLVRNGDVPVYVSYGQADLGIVGYDVLRESELKVAKLLDLGFGGCHMSLAVKKNSNYFKPTDLPANCKVASKFIKTARSYFEELNIPVEIVHLTGSVELGPITGMAEAIVDLVATGKTLKENGLIKIDDLYYSTARLIGNPLSMRLDDNHLRDTILSIESTNAL
- the gloB gene encoding hydroxyacylglutathione hydrolase, producing the protein MEFNKARNIIGLRVLSDNVIWLLVKDKSVVVVDPSVHEPVIRYINENNFHLEAILQTHHHSDHIGGTKSLIEKWPNVKVIASSKEKKRIPFQNVSVEDGETLNILGEEVKIIEVLGHTSSHIAFFLNGENPVLFIGDTLFSGGCGRIFEGTYQQMYSSLERIKSLPKNTLIYCAHEYTKGNILWALNLKPKDQDIKNKLSEVEKKLSLNELTIPFLLDEEMKINLFLRAKNLEEFTFLRANKDIWV
- a CDS encoding Rid family detoxifying hydrolase codes for the protein MSSKQVIKTSNAPDPVGPYNQAIKAGDFIYCSGQIAMDPALNEITCLGDIEKETIQVLKNLAAVLEAGGAKKEDVIKTTIYLTDLNNFQIVNKIYSDFFNIENPPARACVEVSSLPKGVLVEIDCVAFLD